DNA sequence from the Maribacter dokdonensis DSW-8 genome:
GTATCCAGAAAAAATTTGCCGGTCAGTTGGTTTCTTTCAAAACAGAATTAGAAGTTGTAGATGAATATTTTGTACAACGCGCTACTGCAACACATTTTTTGTTTACATATGGCACTTTACAAGAAAGAGAAGTTCAATTAGGAGTTTTTGCAAGACCTTTGAACGGATTTGAAGATGAATTACCGTCATATATAATATCCGACCAAAAAATAGCAGACCTCTACCCTACTTTGCAACATACAGGAAAAGCGGAAGATTCCATTAAAGGCCAAGTGTACACCCTGTCTCATCAAGAATTGCAAAAAGCCGATGTATACGAGGGCGAAGCGTATGAAAGAATTGAAATTCAATTGGCTTCCGGCAAAAAAGCATGGGCTTATATTGCAAAATTTTAAGCTTTTAAAATAGATTTATGGGAACAAAGAAAAAGAAATACAAAGGAGATAAATATGCTCAAAAAAAGCATCAAGAAAAAGGTCCCGTAAAAGCAAAAAAACACCTTGGCCAGCATTTTCTAAAAGATGAGAATATTGCCAAACAAATAGCAGATACGTTATTACAGAAAGACTATAAAAATGTAATTGAAATTGGTCCGGGTACGGGGGTATTAACAAAGTACCTACTATTACGCAACAGTAATTTAGTGGCCATGGACTTAGATACGGAGTCTATCAACTACTTGAACGAAACTTTTCCACTAGAGCATCCAAAGGCATTTCAAGGTGAAGGTTCTTTTAAGGTTATTGAAGCGGATTTTTTAAATTTCGATATCTCCACTTTATTTGGCAATGAGCAGTTTGGCATTACGGGTAACTTCCCCTATAACATCTCAACCCAAATAGTTTTTAAAATGTTAGAGCTACGAGATCAAATTCCAGAATTTTCGGGTATGTTTCAAAAAGAGGTAGCACAACGTATATGTTCGTCAGAAGGTAGCAAGGCCTATGGTATTCTTTCTGTATTGTCTCAAGCATTTTATGATGCCGAATATTTATTTACCGTTGAAGCCGATGTCTTTGACCCCCCACCAAAAGTGCAATCGGGCGTTTTAAGATTGACCCGAAAAGAAAATTTTAAACTCCCTTGTGACGAACAACTACTTTATAGGGTAGTAAAGACAGCTTTTAACCAAAGAAGAAAGACATTACGTAACAGTTTAAAAACATTCACTTTATCAGATAATCTAAGAGAAGACACTATATTTGACCTTAGACCGGAACAATTATCGGTCGAAGATTTTATTGCATTGACGAAGAAAATAGCAGATGACACCCTTTAAACTTACAGACGAATTAGTTTCAGAAATAGAACAGCTCATTGAACAAAATAATGACGCTGAACTAAATGCTATGTTAGGGACCGTGCATTATGCAGATGTTGCGGAGATCATTAATGAACTGGATAAGGAGCAGGCAACTTATTTGATCAAATTATTGGACAGCGATAAAACATCGGATGTTCTTACAGAACTAGATGAAGATGTCCGTGAAGCTATTCTTAGTAATTTATCTACCAAGGAAATTGCGGGCGAGCTAGAAGAACTTGACACAGATGATGCTGCCGATATTATTGGTGAACTACCAAAAGAACAAATACAGGATGTTATCTCTAAAATTGAAGATAGGGAACATGCCAAAGATATTGTTGATCTTTTAAGATATGCCGAAGATTCCGCAGGGGGACTCATGGCAAAAGAGCTTGTAAAGGTGAACGAAAACTGGAACGTGCTTACATGCGTAAAAGAAATGCGCACACAAGCAGAAAACGTTACCCGTGTACATTCTATCTACG
Encoded proteins:
- a CDS encoding DUF4286 family protein, giving the protein MYIYNVTTNIEETAHDSWLQWMKETHIPQVLSTGKFLSAKFTKVLVEEDMGGYTYSVQYTVPDKATLDRYYEEDAPALIESIQKKFAGQLVSFKTELEVVDEYFVQRATATHFLFTYGTLQEREVQLGVFARPLNGFEDELPSYIISDQKIADLYPTLQHTGKAEDSIKGQVYTLSHQELQKADVYEGEAYERIEIQLASGKKAWAYIAKF
- the rsmA gene encoding 16S rRNA (adenine(1518)-N(6)/adenine(1519)-N(6))-dimethyltransferase RsmA, which codes for MGTKKKKYKGDKYAQKKHQEKGPVKAKKHLGQHFLKDENIAKQIADTLLQKDYKNVIEIGPGTGVLTKYLLLRNSNLVAMDLDTESINYLNETFPLEHPKAFQGEGSFKVIEADFLNFDISTLFGNEQFGITGNFPYNISTQIVFKMLELRDQIPEFSGMFQKEVAQRICSSEGSKAYGILSVLSQAFYDAEYLFTVEADVFDPPPKVQSGVLRLTRKENFKLPCDEQLLYRVVKTAFNQRRKTLRNSLKTFTLSDNLREDTIFDLRPEQLSVEDFIALTKKIADDTL